The sequence below is a genomic window from Lolium perenne isolate Kyuss_39 chromosome 4, Kyuss_2.0, whole genome shotgun sequence.
GAACTGGATAATACACCACGATTGCCAAGCAGAGGCCTTCAGAAAACCAGACGCCTCGCCACCCTCATCCCCTTCCCGTCGCCATGGccgtctccacctccacctccacgctccccctcctcttcctccaccgCTCCACCACAAGCCCGAACCCCACCGCCCTCTCCTTCACCTCCTCCATCCGCGCATCCCCGCTGCGCTCccgcgccgccgcggccgccTCCCCGCCCGCCGAGACCCTCGACCTACCTTCCGACACGCCTCCGGTAAGTTAGCATATGCTTTCGCGTACATGTGTTGCGGAAACTGTAAACTGCAATGTAGACTGTGTTCCCATTCGTGGCCTGTATTTGTATATGGAGCCGTTTTGGTACAGTTCGTATCTGTTGGAGTTTGTTATTCGGCGATTGTAATTGTTATTACGCCCGTGGTTTCAGGTTGGGGAGGGAAGTGGAATTCCGATGCCGTCGTCGATTGGGGATGATGGGGAGCAGGTACCTTATCCATGAGCTAATTTCTTCCCTGGTTATGTTCGCAAATGTTTCCATTCCGGTACTGTCAGTCTGTCACTGATGCGATTGCATTGCATTATTTCGTTTTAAGCATGCTGCTTCGGTTTCTGTGAGATTGTTAGATTGCTTGTGCGAGTGTGTTTTGGATGTGGAACTGCGGTATCACGTTAGATAGAGTGGCGTCATTAGTTTCTGCTGTTAATGAGTTCTGTCGAGTTACCACTTGCCATCAAGCTGTCTAAAGGCTGTATATGAAATTTGATGTATATTTTGAAGTCTTTCCATTTTAACTGAGTGAGGATGATATCCAAGTTATATTTGGTCAGGAGTGGTGAAATCTTCCATGTTCAACTGAATGCTAATAGTGTCCCTGAATGAAAATGGGCTAACTGTATCTGACCATGATTTTAGCTCTCTACCACCATTTTTGTTGAACGCCTTTGTCCTCTCACTTTGTAGGTTTCTCCATGTCAATAGCCTACTAATTTTTTTCTAATCATCTGCCTTCAAATCTCAAATATTTTTTCCATTCTTTTATTACCTTTTGTTATGTATTTTTTTCAACCAttattcgtgcattttttctaATCATATGCTGAGATATTAAAAAAATATACCAGCATCATTATTTTTGCATTTTTTTTATGGGAACTTCTTTTGCGTCTTGGTCTGGAGAACCGATTTGCGAGGTTTGTGGGCTGAGAAAAGGCAGTTTACCACCAAAACTGTAACCCATTTAGGAATACTCTATGCATGTTTGCTTATCTTTCATAGAAACTCCTTAGAATCTGTTCTAACTTCCAACTTCTAACTTCTGACTTCCAATATTGTTGGTGTTGGACAAGTAGAGTTTGTGTTACATTAGGTTGGTACTTGATAGGAATCTGCCAGTGACTACTCCCTAACATCATGTGCTTCCTTTCTTGCTTCACGTTTGTCATCTCTTAAGCATGTCCATCATGCATGTCTGTTTGCAGTTGCTGTTTGGTGCTACTGCCGGAAAGGAAACTGTTCCGAGGGCATGTGCACAGTTGCAACCCTCCTTCAGTGATTCCTTCAATGTATCTCAAGAAAAAATAGTGATAATGAACAGATATGGAGAGAAACTCGTTGGGGTTTTGCATGAAGCTGGATCTAAGGACATTGTAGTGCTATGCCATGGATTTAGGTCATCAAAGGAAAGCAGAACCATAATGGGTCTTACTGATGCATTAACATCAGAGAAGATTAGTGTCTTCCGTTTTGATTTTTCTGGCAATGGAGAGAGTGAAGGCACATTTCAGTATGGCAACTACTACAAAGAGGTGGAGGACTTGCATGCTGTAATCCAACATCTGAAGGACCAGAAGTGTGATACTCGTGCTATTGCCGGCCACagtaaaggaggagatgtggtcaTCATCTATGCATCCATGTATCAAGATGTATCTCGTATTATCAACATGTCTGGAAGATTTGATCTGAAGCGTGGAATTGCAGATCGCCTTGGCAATGATTATATGGAAAGGATAAATCAACATGGTTTCATTGACGTGGGACAGAAAAAAGGACAATCCATCTACCGTGTAACTAAAGAAAGTCTGATGGATCGTCTTAAGATAGATATGCAGAGTGCATGTATGTCTATTGACCCTAATTGCAGGGTCTTGACAGTTCACGGCTCTGATGACGATGTTGTGCCATCTGAGGATGCTATGGAATTTCATAAATATATAAGCAACCACGAACTGCATATTATTGAAGGAGCTGATCATAGATATTCATCTCATCAGCTTGAGTTGGCTAACATTGTAGTGAAATTTGCTAGATCTGGGTGACAGAACGATGTTGGAACAAATGTAACCCTGACTTTGGCCCAATATTTTTGTGATTGGCGTTGTCATCAATTTGCTGGCAACTACAAATTGCCCTATCAAATTTAGTTGAATGTGTTAAGTTTCCATGCTTCTGGCAGTATTAACTGTATTTCGATCATGCCTTAGTCTGCTGTATATTTAGATTTGGTGTTTCTGTTTCTTCGGGTTATCTGGAGAAGTTGGAAGTGTCAAGTGTCCATGCTTCTGGCACTGTTAACTGTATTTCCATCATACCTTAGTCAACTGCATCTTTTGATTtggtgtttctgtttcttggggtTACTTGCAGAAGTTGCTGTTACCTGTAGAACTAACACCATTTGGTATCAATATTTTTGTGATCGGCGATCTCATCACTTTCAGTATCAAATTTTGTTGAAAGCGTTAAGTGTACATGCTTCTGTCACTCAACTGTATTTCCATGATACCATAGTCAAATGCATATTTTGATTTTGTGTTTTTGTTTCATCGGGTAACCTGCAGAAAGCTGAAAGTTATAAGTATCCATGTTTCTGGCACTGTTAACTGTATTTCTATCATACCTCAGTCAACTGCATATTTTGATAtggtgtttctgtttcttggggtTACTTGCAGAAGTTGCTGTTATCTGTAGAACTAACACCATTTGGTATCAAAATTTTCTGTTTTCAGCTGGCACCAAAGCAGAAGATCAGAATCAAGCTGAGGTCTTACTGGGTACCATTGATTGAGGACTCATGCAAGCAGATCATTGAAGCTGCAAAAACAACTAATGCAAAGACCATGGGTCCTGTTCCCCTGCCAACCAAGAAGAAGATATATTGTGTGCTCCAATCTCCCCACGTGCACAAAGATTCAAGGTTCCATTTTGAGATCCGGACACACCAGCGGCTGATTGATATCATGTACCCGACAGCCCAGACGATCGACTCATTGATGCAGCTCCAGCTCCCCGCCGGCGTGGATGTCGAGGTTAAGCTATGATCCCACTAGAGCTGGACGCTTAAGGTTTTATATGTACTGTAATGCTCTTTTCTGCAGACCTCTAGTTGATCCTTTTGCTGTCTCAGACTTGAAACATATGTAGAGCCTGTAACACGGAATACATGTTCAGAAATGAAATATCTTCTTGCGGTTAAAGTACTGAGCAAGATTACTTGCATTTGTTATTGATCTCTTTTCCCAACATGATACTGATAGCATTGATTTGTGTGCTGATTCAGCACACCGTCAAAGCTTTCTAATTTTCCCTAGAATAGTCAATGTTCTGCAGGCTGATTCGATCAGCATCATGTTGTAACAATACTGTGGCTGCAATTCGCCAGCCAATTCAGTGAGCATCTGGTATTGATCTCTTGTCCCATAATGATACTGGTAGCACTGATTTGTGTGCTGATTCAGCACACTGGCAAAGCTTTCTAGCTTCCTAGAAACTGTCCAAGTTTTGCAAACTGATTCGGTCAGCGTCTGTTCCCAAGTTTCAACCCAAAATCTACCGAAAGCTTAAACTCTGTCTACAGAAGTCAGCTACAAACCAGACTTTCAGAGGCATATAATCAATGCAGATCAACTGTCCCGGCACTAGTTATTTACCCTGTATTGCACTATATGTCAAGGTTACACAGTTGATCGTCTGGATCAAGTGGTCTTCCTGgttgaaaaaaaaaacatgaaCAAAAATTGGTCTGTAGCAGACAAACCAGTGAGCATGTGCTTTGTCCAGAAAAAGGCACGTGTTATTGTTCTATTGTCCCAGCTTATAATACTGATCGTACCAAGTAATTCCTGTCTGATTCAGCATCCTGATAAAGCTTACCTTTTTTTCTGACGATTGGCAGGAGCTCTGCCATTTCATTTAAGTAGGGATAAGGCTTACCCTTTTTCTGATAAAATGAGTGCTTTTGTTGAACTTGAATGTTTGCATCAAGGTGATACAAGCAAAGAGTTTCACCCGACTTCTGCATAGATGAGACGCATACACCTGGTAAGAGAAGTAGAGAAAGATAAAGGGCAGATCACAAAGTCAAGTATGACTACGAAAATGCCTAAGGCTAAAGACGATGATTATGCCGTCATCCCTATGGGTTAAAAATATCCTTCACCCTGTCCCAAACGCGAGCAGACACCCGAAAACAGGGGCAGTGTTCCAAGTTAGATTCTCATAAAGCTTACTAGTTGTCATAAAGATTTGTGCAAGTTTGCAAGCCTATTCAATCCGCATCTGTTTCTGAGCTCCAGGTTCCAACATACGAAAGCCACTGAAAGCTTAAACTCTATGTGTGTGGACAGCAGTAAGTAACCAGACCTTCAGAATCATATAGACAATGAACATAAACCGTCACGGCGCTAGTTATTTAGTCGTTGTTGGGCGGTGCTTATTATTTCAATGCACGATTGGTCAGGCGTTTGTTCGTTTGGATCAGGTCGTCTTCCTGGTTGATTCTTTTCTTTTGCAAATAAAAGTTGATCTTTTCCAATACCTGATTCCTTTGTAATGCTCTTTTCTGCGGACCTCTAGTTGATCCTTTTGCTACCTCAGACTAGAAACATATGTAGAGCCTCTAACAAGGAAAACATGTTCAGAAATGAAATATCTTGCGGTTAAAGTATACTGAGCAAGATTATTGGCATCATGTTGCACTTAATTTTTTTTCGAGGGAGTAGAATTGTCTGGCCTTGAGTGTCAATAAGTGGCTGCAATTTGACAGCCAGTTAAGTGAGCATCCGGTATTGATCTCTTGTCCCAACATGATACTCGTAGCACTTATTTGTGGGCTGATTTAGCACACTATCAAAGTTTTTTTATTTACACTAGAATATTTCGAAGTTCTGCAAGCTGATTCGGGCAGCATCATGTTGTGACAATACAGTGGTTGCAATTTGCCAGCCAATTCAGTGAGCATCTGGTATAGATCCCTTTGTCCCACCATGACTTTTTTCAATAAAAGACGATTTATCATTAAAAAGGTTTAAGTATTACAGTGGTCtttgcataactaagatgcacacaacGTCCAAAATCCAAAGTAAATAAAAGGCTCGATACATGAAATCCAGTGAGCATTTGCTATTGGTTTGTCCGAGAAAAAGCAGCAGCTATTGATCTCTTGTCCCAGCATATTACTCATCGCACTGAGTAAAGATATCCTTCGCCACCTGTCCTAAACTCGAGCACACAGCCGGAAACAGCCTGCGGTGTTCCAAGTTTTCAAGCCGATTCGATCCGCATCTGTTCTGACTTCTGAGCTCCAGGTTCAGGTGGTCACCGAAAGCCTAAACCGTGTGTGGGTAGCAGTTAGTAACCAGACCTTCAGAACCATATAGACAATGAAAAGAAACCGTCACGGCGCTAGCTTTTTAGTCTCTGTTGGATATTGCGCTATATTTCAAGGGGAATCCATGCGCAAGCGATCGGACGTTTGGATCAGGTGGTCTTCATGATCGatctttttttcttttcaaaaGTTGGTCTTTATCAGCCTACACTCGCAGCCCCCATGCACATAGTATATTGATGTTTTACAGTGCCCTTCTTTCTCGTCTCCTCCGTTCGAAAACGACCAGAGCATTGTCGACACTAAGCTAGCTCTTCTTATCGATCAACAATGCTCGGGCATGGCCCATACGAGCTTGCCTGCTTCCTTCGGTGCTATGGCCTTTTCTTCTGAGGAGTAAATTTTATCATTTTCTCCGGCTGCTTCGGTCACCACATGAGTCGGATGCTATCTCCGGATCGACCACTGGAATTGCGTATGTCACTCTTCAAATCCAATGAACTGACCGAAATATCGCCGTCAGGCCACTGACCCCACGATCCTATTTTCAATGTAAGGAGTAATTCTGAACTCATTGACATCATTTAGGATCGAAACTTTTCGCTCGCAACACTTATTGCAAGAAATTCACCTTGTCATGCGCTTTTTTCAAATCGATTTTAAACAGGGTACCATCCAAATTCTTCATATGAAGCTCACATGTCTTCCCGTCATAAAAGCCCTTTGTGTTGGCTGTACTGCACTTTCAGAAATTGTTGAGACTCGGTTTGTTCCAACCTTGGTAAATACTTTTTTTAGACCAAACCATGGTAAATACTTTAAAACCCACATTCAATAAGCATATGGCTTAATTTGTATTGCGTTTTATTTCTTAAGATGTAAAATAATCATCCCAAAGTTCAATCGGCTAGGTACTAGGAGAAGACACTTAGCGAGCACATAATGTACGCCTTACATATGTCGACACCACCATTGAATCACCAAGCAATCTTCAAGATTAAGATCCGCATAACCTTTGTCGATTCTGCCGATGACGCAACCAGTGCGCCAGAGAGCGCTTCCTCCTCCGTCGAGACTTCGTGGTGCCACACCACCGAGGCTCACCATCGTCGACatgggaagaggcacgtggctcaccttagagcatctccaccggtggccCCCAAATAGGCGTCGACACTGCCGTATGGGGGTCGCCGGcagagcatcctctatttggggatgctACTCCCGCACCGGCGCCCCCATACGCCAGCCCCGATAGAATTTGAAACTTGGAATGATATTTAAAACCggaattcatacgaaatttatacaaaAACTTGAATTTAAACCTAAATACAACTTAAACTTAACCCTAATCTACTGTCCatcggttggggcgcgcgacgggcCTGCTTCGTCGTCGTTCTTCCCCTTTGCCGCCTGCGTCCATGCCCACCTCTCGGTCCTTGCTTGGCGCATCTGGCGGTCGAGCTTGCCGACGGTGCTATGTCCGCGCTGCCAGCCTTTGCCGAGAAGCCTCGTTCTCGGCGCGCCTCACTTGCTCGTGGGCGAACGCCTCGTAGTGGTGATGAGCGTTCAGCTCGATGAccttctgtcgctccgcctccatgaggAGGCATCTCGCCTCCTCCGTGGCTGCTCGCTGGCGCGAGATCTCGAGGGCGTGCTCGAGATTCACGTCTTCAACCTCTGGAAGCGTTGCATGTTCAACGACGCTAGGATCACCGCCTGCTTcgggtcggcgggggcctgcggctCCTCGCCCCACTGCGCCGCCTTAGCTTCCGCGTCTGCGACGTAGGTCTCGTTCCTCACCGCGAACCGTGGGTCCACTGTGTCGTCGGAGCTGTAGTCCGCGTCGGGCTGCGGCTCCGACTccggctgcggtggtggtggaggcgccACAGGCAGCACTtggccgttgaggccaagcatggAGTACGTCGTCTTAAGACGACACAGCATTTTTGAGGTGGACATGAGAGACtggcgcggcggcggtggtggagatgagaggatagcaccgcggcGGTGGACGGCGTACGCACTAAATAGGGGTGACAACTACCCGCATTTACGACGGAGTAGGCGAGTGGACACCGTGTAGCCAGTCGTTTCCCTCATCGCCGCCTCAGTTTccgcgcgggagaccattaaacgccaacgaccaaccttcccgcgtctcgGCCGATGTGAACCGTCGCGTCCTCTTGCTGACAAGGTGCCCCCAACCGCGAAAACCttcgtgccgcgaggcgccggcgcgctcgattcgcgcccttcgcgaAGGGGCTGGCACGGGGTGTtcggcgcttctattgggcttGAAAAATCGCTGGCGCTATTTGAGAtgcgccggtgcgagcccattttcgatgccgccccccaaaacgctatcggggctgctatcggggccgccggtggagatgctcttagtgccACCTCCAGCTCCAAAAATGATGCCCCCAACAGGGAGAACGACACTGCACGTCGCCATCACCCGATCCCAGAGACTAAGGATGACAACTTTACCCACGGGTacgggtacccgcgggtaccgtacccgcatgggcagggtatgggtacacttTCATGCCCATGGGTAGTATCCATCCCTACCGTTAAGTCATGGGCAGGGCACGGGTATAGCTTTGTACCCGCGGGTATATCCATACCCTGCATGTTTATTGTCAATTTCTTACGTGACACGTCTACTTTTGTTTACTAATGAGTTATTATATGAGAATGGGATTTTAATATTTTGTAATTGTTATGTACTAAACTACTTGTTATCGAGTTGAGATAATTAATTTTTTAATTGAattttttattgataaatgtaaaatTGCAAGTGACTTGTGTAGATTTTAACCTACCCACCGGGTACCCgtcgggtatgggtatgggtaaacttttatacccatggcacgggtatgggtagaagtttgtacccatcgactatacgggtatgggtatggtattgctctaccctgcccataccctgcccatttCCGTCCTTGTCGGAGACCCGGATCTGGGGTTTCCCCTAGAGCAGCCCGGACGAGGAGACAAATCATGGAGGAgtgatgccttcaacaaggtgcgTAGTGGAGCCTACGCGTCGCCATTGTTCGACACTACCAAAGTAGGCCTCTGTTTTCACCGGCAGCCATACCTCGCCATGGGGGACTAGATGACAAATCGCGAGACGCACCAAACTAGCCACAAAACTAGTTGATCACCTCCGATGAAAGAGGAGACCACCACCGTCATGCCTAAGCAGAGGCTCCAAACATCCTCGTGAAGCGGGAGGAGCCCAATGTGACCACTACACGCCGCCGTCTACGGGCGCCAGCATGTCTGCCACCCACCCAAGCCCATTGGGCATGGATCGAGGTCGAACTATGTCGCCTCTGCTCCTGTGGCCACTGGAGCCGCCGTGGCTGCCGTCAACTCGCGACACTTTTGCTAGGAGAAACGACGACATACGCTGTCATCCCCGTCAAATCATCAACAAAGGgaaggccgccaccgccgccaccaccaccgcgccGCCCAGGCTTTGCCCGACCACAGCGATAGGGGTGATGCGTGAGAGGAGGATGGGGCAGGGGCAGCGATCACCCCGGTGCGGTGCCGCCGCACGGAGGTGGGATAGGGTTAGGTAGTATCCGTTGGATGTTGCATAGGGTTAGGTAGTATCCGCACGGAGGGGAATCCATGCGCAATGGATTAGACGTTTGGATCAGGGAGGTTTTCATTTTCCCCCCAAAATGGAGGTTCTACCCCTAGACTCTGCATAACTGATGGAGACAACTTTCTTTTATTAAAATTATTCAAGGAACCTTACCTCACTAACGACAGATGTCACAACACCTACAATTTTAATAAAATGGGTGACCTTGTTAGGGTATCATGCCTGGACCTCACCTACGCACATCATCAGAATACCAGAGCCCTCACCAAACACCTAATAGCGATTCGGGAGCACAAACCAGCCCAGCAAACCCTAAATGCACACCATTGCACATGCTCGTGAAATCGCTGCCACAATCTTCCGCCGACCCATCTTTAGTAATGATCAAGGCATTGATTTTGCCAAATCTGTCGTCAACGCCGCCACGGTGCTAGGGCGCATCCGCCTTGCGCGAGTCCACTATGGCACGTCTGTCACCAAGACCCCGCAGCACCATGTTGCCAAGTCTCGCCGTTGTCGACGCGGTAAGACTTGCATCGCTTCACCACTGGTCCCTCCAGCTGAGTCCGGCTCTAAGAACGATGCCCACATTAGGGACATGACAAAGAGACGCCAACATCATGCGATCCAAGAAAtctggacctagggtttcccccggaaaaggtgaagatggacatggtacCACGACAACGCCTTCAAGGAGTCGACACTCGTGAGCACCGTTGCTGCCGACTTCGGCCAAAACTAGAGGCCAGCTTTGTCTCAGTTGCCAGTCGCCCTCCACTGCACTACCAAAATCAGGTGGTCTTCatggttgatttttttttttcaaaagttGGTCTTTAGCAGCCTACACTCGCAGTCCCCATGCACATAGTATGTTTTTTTTAGGGACATGCACATGGTATGTTGATGTTTTATATATAGTGCCATTCTTTTCTGCCTGCCCCATTCGAAAACGACCTTAGCAATCGACCAACAAATACCAAAAAGGCTTGCCTGCTTCCTTCGGCGCTTCGGCGCTTTGGCCTTCTCTTCTGGAGTAGTAAATCTTATCATTTTCTCCGGCTGCTTTGATCACCAGATGAGTCGGATGCTATCAACCACTCGAATCGCATATGTCACTCTTGAAATGCAGTGAACTGACCGAAATGTCGCCGTCAGGCCACTGCCCGCGCGATCCTTATTTCATTTTGGGCTGGACAAGTCGAGCACTTCACGATTAAACTACACGATTCTTGTGGTGTCTATATCTAACAACGATGTCGATACGACGAAAAAAATACTATGCCAATAGGGAAATCGCCATCGCTTACAGATAAAAATCTCCGTCGTGTACAGAGCGATAGAGAGCTCCAGTGCAGTGTGATCCGCTCCACTTCAAGAGCGAATTTCAATGGGCATTTCGTAGTGGGGTCTTTCCTTTTTAGAAAAAGGGGCGACTTGCGGGTTGCGGCGGCGGATTATCGATTCCGATGGAGCTCTTCGCCTCTTTGACCCTTAAGCTAGCTGCCGGCGCCCGGTGGCAGCcgttgctttcactgtctagggaTGGTGTCACTTGTTACGTTCGCGGCAATAATCGCTGGGCTGGATCGGATGTGCCCTGCCAATTCTGGGATCCTGCCGCATGCTTGGTAGTACAAGAACTGGATACATGCCAGCTTGTGGGTTTGTTTTCTTCGGGTGATAAGTCGGATGCGTATATAGTGTATTTGAAGCAAGTAGGCATTACGATTTTTAGGCTCCAGTTTGGACATTGGCCCCTCCCGGACCCCTCCCCAaccctaaccgccgccgccgccgccggtagcgccgccggggcaaagacccacggggcgtggcggcggcgggggcctttcCTCGCCGGCGTGGGGGACGGCGGACGGGATCTCCCTTCCTCGACgctcgcggcggcggccggcgcggatggtgatggggcggcggcggctcttgCGCTGCGGTCCCCCTCCCCTCTCGTAGGCTTCCATCCGCAGCACaccggcaggggctggtggtgggcggcggccaggctctcggtctgcgccatgccctCCTCCCCGCCTCTAGTCGGTCGTGGAGGTGATCTCGGGCTTCTTCCGCGTCACGAGGGCGCCCAGGgtagcagccttgggttcgacggaggaggtggctctcttctgcgccggagagggtcggcctgcggttggtggtggtggatcttttgatctatcaccgcgatccggcggcgagatggaggagcatggaagccggcgatggtgtcgccggtggagggctggattggccagcccgggatggtcgccgacgtgggggtccgacctgtataaaggcggtggtcctagggcctctcttgcgtgaagaggaggacctaccggaggcttcgactcgtgatctggccggagggttgagttccggaaggctccgccggcaaatgtaacagtgctttgcccggagtttgctggatcggaggtattcggtcgtgcgcacccatgcttttattccgaccgtttggttctggagggagcggcgcgaagctctttttctgttttgacatcaagtgactatggatccatgatgaaagtcggaagaagagaatttcatgaaggccggaggggaggactagctaagggaggttcaagtctccgcgctgttgagagactggcttggtgttccgggctttacagcagcggtatgaaagtgggggcgacaacacagttgaagcgcagagtcctacctttcagggtgaaaacccaaggtctggccttaactggttgtgcctggcaatggccttggtggaggcattgttttgagagcggggactatcttcagggtgaaaacctaagatctttgatcgggcgacgatggtgtttgagcactgttcccttcttggaggcgtcgttttttggagagtgtgtaattcaggtgttgtcttggcggtggatgtactactgttgttaggcccgagatactgtagcgggacttttgtttcttagttttctcttcctttttttggctgtgtgcatccgtagtgccattaggttgGTGCGTTGTTGAtatctttttgatattaatatattccctttatcgaaaaaaaaccgACAAACATATATTTTCCTGTTTTTCTTACATATTTACTATAAACTGAGTGATCAAGGTAACGGCCAGCATGCTATTTTATAGCTAGACAAGCTTATGCAAGCAAGGCACTTGTAGATGGACATGCTTATGCAAGCAAGAAGCACGCTATATAAAAAAAAATTCACAATGCAAAAAACTTTATCTAGTCACAATTTCATATCGACGAGGATGGCATCCGAGCCCCTCCT
It includes:
- the LOC127297108 gene encoding small ribosomal subunit protein uS10c isoform X1, with protein sequence MAVSTSTSTLPLLFLHRSTTSPNPTALSFTSSIRASPLRSRAAAAASPPAETLDLPSDTPPVGEGSGIPMPSSIGDDGEQLAPKQKIRIKLRSYWVPLIEDSCKQIIEAAKTTNAKTMGPVPLPTKKKIYCVLQSPHVHKDSRFHFEIRTHQRLIDIMYPTAQTIDSLMQLQLPAGVDVEVKL
- the LOC127297108 gene encoding uncharacterized protein isoform X2, yielding MAVSTSTSTLPLLFLHRSTTSPNPTALSFTSSIRASPLRSRAAAAASPPAETLDLPSDTPPVGEGSGIPMPSSIGDDGEQLLFGATAGKETVPRACAQLQPSFSDSFNVSQEKIVIMNRYGEKLVGVLHEAGSKDIVVLCHGFRSSKESRTIMGLTDALTSEKISVFRFDFSGNGESEGTFQYGNYYKEVEDLHAVIQHLKDQKCDTRAIAGHSKGGDVVIIYASMYQDVSRIINMSGRFDLKRGIADRLGNDYMERINQHGFIDVGQKKGQSIYRVTKESLMDRLKIDMQSACMSIDPNCRVLTVHGSDDDVVPSEDAMEFHKYISNHELHIIEGADHRYSSHQLELANIVVKFARSG